The Parambassis ranga chromosome 19, fParRan2.1, whole genome shotgun sequence genome contains a region encoding:
- the LOC114452219 gene encoding ras-related and estrogen-regulated growth inhibitor-like protein, whose product MDANIVVMGTESVGKSALTVRLLTRRFIGEYGDIESIYSHSFLADGREITLNIWDSPYSEDSSVETSLFEKKVRWADGYVLVYSICDRASFNSVSRLIQTIKSTKDYLSADKPPIVIVGNKRDLHHGRTVLSEEGRLLALNTDCHFYEVSAAENYHSVLMVFHGLVSRMKDAKLTSKRPLGFKGIVKSMSAVFARRRTDSL is encoded by the exons ATGGATGCCAACATTGTCGTAATGGGGACAGAAAGCGTTGGAAaatcag CGCTGACTGTGCGCCTCCTAACTCGGAGATTCATCGGGGAGTATGGAGACATCG AATCCATCTACAGTCACAGTTTTTTAGCCGATGGAAGGGAAATTACTCTCAATATTTGGGATTCACCTTATTCTGAG GACTCATCTGTAGAGACGTCCCTCTTTGAGAAGAAGGTCCGCTGGGCTGATGGCTACGTCCTGGTCTACAGCATCTGCGACAGGGCCAGCTTCAACAGCGTCAGCAGGCTCATTCAGACCATCAAGTCCACCAAAGACTACCTCAGTGCAGACAAACCTCCCATAGTGATCGTGGGTAACAAAAGGGACCTGCACCACGGGCGGACAGTGCTGAGCGAGGAGGGCCGGCTGCTGGCCCTCAACACGGACTGCCACTTCTATGAGGTGTCAGCAGCAGAGAACTACCACAGCGTGCTCATGGTGTTTCACGGGCTGGTGAGCAGGATGAAGGATGCCAAGCTGACATCGAAGAGGCCTCTGGGGTTTAAGGGCATCGTGAAAAGCATGTCTGCGGTGTTTGCCAGGAGACGGACAGACTCGTTATAG
- the gnrhr4 gene encoding gonadotropin releasing hormone receptor 4 has protein sequence MFHHLTDQTVNGSCQGPTSECNKSADRDALQLPTFSTAAKVRVIITFTLCAVSAVCNLLVLWAASNGGKRKSHVRILIMNLTVADLLVTFIVMPVDAVWNITVQWQAGDVACRLLMFMKLVAMYSCAFVTVVISLDRQSAILNPLGISEAKRKSKIMLTVAWTMSVILSLPQMFIFHNVTITVPENFTQCTTHGSFVQRWQETLYNMFTFVCLFLLPLVIMIFCYTRILVEISSRMARGNLLSKDFHLRRSHNNIPKARMRTLKMSIVIVTSFIICWTPYYLLGLWYWLFPEKMEETVSHSLTHMLFIFGLFNACLDPITYGLFTIHLHQGLKRCRQSSNTQTNIENNTCLIQMTCLSPQRQIGSVGPSPHTEELNDSKNTINISSSIIPISKI, from the exons ATGTTCCACCATCTGACGGATCAAACTGTGAATGGCAGCTGTCAGGGACCGACTTCAGAGTGCAATAAGAGCGCCGATAGAGACGCGCTCCAGCTGCCCACTTTCTCCACCGCAGCCAAAGTCAGAGTGATCATCACATTCACCCTGTGCGCAGTGTCGGCTGTGTGCAACTTGCTTGTGCTGTGGGCAGCCAGCAACGGCGGCAAACGCAAGTCACATGTCCGGATCCTGATAATGAACCTGACAGTGGCGGACCTGCTGGTGACCTTCATCGTGATGCCCGTGGACGCGGTGTGGAACATCACGGTGCAGTGGCAGGCTGGGGATGTcgcctgcaggctgctgatgttCATGAAGCTGGTGGCGATGTACTCCTGCGCTTTTGTAACTGTGGTCATCAGTTTGGATAGACAGTCTGCTATCCTCAATCCGCTGGGCATCAGCGAGGCCAAGAGGAAAAGCAAAATCATGTTGACTGTGGCCTGGACGATGAGTGTGATCCTCTCACTCCCTCAG ATGTTCATATTTCACAATGTGACCATCACAGTCCCGGAGAACTTCACTCAGTGCACCACCCATGGCAGTTTTGTGCAGCGCTGGCAGGAGACCCTCTACAACATGTTCACTTTTGtgtgcctcttcctccttcctttggTCATCATGATCTTCTGCTACACGCGAATCCTTGTTGAGATATCCAGCCGCATGGCTCGGGGAAACC TGCTGTCTAAAGATTTTCATCTCCGCCGCTCACATAACAATATCCCTAAAGCTCGGATGAGAACTCTTAAGATGAGTATCGTCATCGTCACCTCGTTCATTATCTGCTGGACCCCATACTACCTTCTCGGCTTATGGTACTGGCTGTTTCCTGAAAAAATGGAGGAGACGGTCTCTCATTCACTGACTCATATGCTGTTTATCTTTGGCCTCTTCAATGCCTGTCTTGACCCAATCACCTATGGCCTGTTTACCATACATCTTCACCAAGGTCTCAAGCGATGTCGTCAAAGCTCAAACACGCAGACTAATATAGAAAACAACACTTGCCTTATACAAATGACGTGTCTTTCACCTCAAAGGCAGATAGGCTCAGTTGGCCCTAGCCCACACACAGAAGAGCTGAATGACAGCAAAAACACCATAAATATTTCAAGTTCCATCATCCCAATAAGCAAGATATAA